A genomic window from Balaenoptera acutorostrata chromosome 20, mBalAcu1.1, whole genome shotgun sequence includes:
- the MINK1 gene encoding misshapen-like kinase 1 isoform X4 produces MGDPAPARSLDDIDLSALRDPAGIFELVEVVGNGTYGQVYKGRHVKTGQLAAIKVMDVTEDEEEEIKQEINMLKKYSHHRNIATYYGAFIKKSPPGNDDQLWLVMEFCGAGSVTDLVKNTKGNALKEDCIAYICREILRGLAHLHAHKVIHRDIKGQNVLLTENAEVKLVDFGVSAQLDRTVGRRNTFIGTPYWMAPEVIACDENPDATYDYRSDIWSLGITAIEMAEGAPPLCDMHPMRALFLIPRNPPPRLKSKKWSKKFIDFIDTCLIKTYLSRPPTEQLLKFPFIRDQPTERQVRIQLKDHIDRSRKKRGEKEETEYEYSGSEEEDDSHGEEGEPSSIMNVPGESTLRREFLRLQQENKSNSEALKQQQQLQQQQQRDPEAHIKHLLHQRQRRIEEQKEERRRVEEQQRREREQRKLQEKEQQRRLEDMQALRREEERRQAEREQEYIRHRLEEEQRQLEILQQQLLQEQALLLEYKRKQLEEQRQSERLQRQLQQEHAYLKSLQQQQQVLPGDRKPLYHYGRGINPADKPAWAREVEERTRMNKQQNSPLAKTKPGSTGPEPPVPQASPGPPGPLSQTPPMQRPVEPQEGPHKSLVAHRVPLKPYAAPVPRSQSLQDQPTRNLAAFPASHDPDPAVPAPTATPSARGAVIRQNSDPTSEGPGPSPNPPAWVRPDNEAPPKVPQRTSSIATALNTSGAGGSRPAQAVRARPRSNSAWQIYLQRRAERGNPKPPGPPAQPPGPPNACSNPDLRRSDPGWERSDSVLPASHGRLPQAGSLERNRVGASSKLDSSPVLSPGNKAKPDDHRSRPGRPADFVLLKERTLDEAPRPPKKAMDYSSSSEEVESSEDDEEESNGEPSEGSRDTPGGRSDGDTDSVSTMVVHDVEEIAGTQTPYGGGTMVVQRTPEEERSLLHADSNGYTNLPDVVQPSHSPTESSKGQSPPLKDGGSDYQSRGLVKAPGKSSFTMFVDLGIYQPGGSGDTIPITALVGGEGSRLDQLQYDVRKGSVVNVNPTNTRAHSETPEIRKYKKRFNSEILCAALWGVNLLVGTENGLMLLDRSGQGKVYGLIGRRRFQQMDVLEGLNLLITISGKRNKLRVYYLSWLRNKILHNDPEVEKKQGWTTVGDMEGCGHYRVVKYERIKFLVIALKNSVEVYAWAPKPYHKFMAFKSFADLPHRPLLVDLTVEEGQRLKVIYGSSAGFHAVDVDSGNSYDIYIPVHIQSQITPHAIIFLPNTDGMEMLLCYEDEGVYVNTYGRIIKDVVLQWGEMPTSVAYICSNQIMGWGEKAIEIRSVETGHLDGVFMHKRAQRLKFLCERNDKVFFASVRSGGSSQVYFMTLNRNCIMNW; encoded by the exons gaccCTGCTGGAATCTTTGAGCTGGTGGAGGTGGTCGGCAATGGAACCTACGGACAGGTGTACAAG GGTCGGCATGTCAAGACCGGGCAGCTGGCTGCCATCAAGGTCATGGATGTCACGGAG gatgaggaggaagagatCAAACAGGAGATCAACATGTTGAAAAAATACTCTCACCACCGCAACATCGCCACCTACTACGGGGCCTTCATCAAGAAGAGCCCCCCGGGGAATGACGACCAGCTCTGG CTGGTGATGGAGTTCTGTGGTGCTGGTTCTGTGACAGACCTGGTGAAGAACACGAAAGGGAACGCCCTGAAGGAGGACTGTATCGCCTACATCTGCAGGGAGATTCTCCGG ggTCTGGCCCATCTCCACGCCCACAAGGTGATCCACCGAGACATCAAGGGGCAGAACGTGCTGCTGACAGAGAATGCCGAGGTCAAGCTAG TGGATTTCGGGGTGAGCGCGCAGCTGGACCGCACCGTGGGCAGGCGGAACACTTTCATCGGGACCCCCTACTGGATGGCCCCCGAGGTCATCGCTTGCGATGAGAACCCTGATGCCACCTACGATTACAGG AGTGACATTTGGTCTTTAGGAATCACAGCCATCGAGATGGCAGAGGGAGCCCCCC CTCTGTGTGACATGCACCCCATGCGAGCCCTCTTCCTCATCCCCCGGAACCCGCCACCCAGGCTCAAGTCCAAGAAATG GTCTAAGAAGTTCATCGACTTCATTGACACGTGTCTCATCAAGACTTACCTGAGCCGCCCACCGACGGAGCAGCTGCTCAAGTTCCCGTTCATCCGCGACCAGCCCACCGAGCGGCAGGTTCGCATCCAGCTCAAGGACCACATTGACCGATCCCGGAAGAAACGAGGCGAGAAAG AGGAGACAGAATATGAGTACAGTGGCAGCGAAGAGGAAGACGACAGCcatggagaggaaggagagccAAG CTCCATCATGAATGTGCCGGGGGAGTCGACCCTCCGCCGAGAGTTCCTCCGGCTCCAGCAGGAGAACAAGAGCAACTCGGAGGCattaaagcagcagcagcagctgcagcagcagcaacagcgaGACCCAGAGGCGCACATCAAGCACCTGCTGCACCAGCGGCAGCGGCGCATCGAGGAGCAGAAGGAAGAGCGGCGGCGGGTTGAGGAG CAGCAGCGGCGGGAGCGGGAGCAGCGGAAGCTGCAGGAGAAGGAGCAGCAGCGGCGGCTGGAGGACATGCAGGCCCTGCGGCGGGAGGAGGAGCGGCGGCAGGCGGAGCGGGAGCAG gagTATATCCGTCACAGGCTAGAGGAGGAGCAGCGACAGCTCGAGATCCTTCAGCAACAGCTGCTCCAGGAACAGGCCCTACTACTG GAATACAAGCGGAAGCAGCTGGAGGAGCAGCGGCAGTCGGAGCGCCTGCAGAGGCAGCTGCAGCAGGAGCACGCCTACCTCAAgtccctgcagcagcagcagcaagtcCTGCCCGGGGACAGGAAGCCCCTGTACCATTACGGTCGGGGCATTAACCCTGCCGACAAACCGGCCTGGGCCCGAGAG GTAGAAGAGAGAACGAGGATGAACAAGCAGCAGAACTCTCCCTTGGCCAAGACCAAGCCAGGCAGCACAGGGCCTGAGCCCCCTgtcccccaggcctcccctggGCCCCCAGGACCCCTTTCCCAAACTCCTCCTATGCAGAGGCCGGTGGAGCCCCAGGAGGGACCACACAAG AGCCTGGTGGCACACCGGGTCCCACTGAAGCCATATGCAGCGCCTGTACCCCGATCCCAGTCCCTGCAGGACCAGCCCACCCGAAACCTGGCTGCCTTCCCAGCCTCACACGACCCCGACCCCGCCGTGCCCGCACCCACTGCCACGCCTAGTGCCCGAGGAGCCGTCATCCGCCAGAACTCAGACCCCACTTCCGAAGGGCCTGGCCCCAGCCCGAACCCCCCAGCCTGGGTCCGGCCTGATAATGAGGCCCCTCCCAAG GTGCCTCAGAGGACCTCATCTATCGCCACTGCTCTTAACACCAGTGGGGCTGGAGGGTCCCGGCCAGCCCAGGCTGTCCGTGCCAG ACCTCGCAGCAACTCCGCCTGGCAAATCTATCTGCAAAGGCGGGCAGAGCGGGGCAACCCCAAGCCTCCAGGGCCCCCCGCTCAGCCCCCTGGCCCGCCCAACGCTTGTAG TAACCCTGACCTCAGGAGGAGTGACCCTGGCTGGGAGCGCTCGGACAGCGTCCTCCCCGCCTCTCACGGGCGCCTCCCCCAGGCTGGCTCACTGGAGCGGAACCGGGTGGGAG CCTCCTCCAAACTGGACAGCTCCCCCGTGCTCTCCCCTGGGAACAAAGCCAAGCCCGATGACCACCGCTCGCGGCCAGGCCGGCCCGCA GATTTTGTATTGCTGAAAGAGCGGACCCTGGACGAGGCCCCCCGGCCTCCCAAGAAGGCCATGGACTACTCGTCATCTAGCGAGGAGGTGGAGAGCAGCGAGGACGACGAGGAGGAGAGCAACGGCGAACCGTCAGAGGGGAGCAGAGATACCCCTGGTGGCCG CAGCGATGGAGACACAGACAGCGTCAGCACCATGGTGGTCCATGACGTGGAGGAGATAGCCGGGACCCAGACCCCTTACGGGGGTGGCACCATGGTGGTCCAGCGC ACCCCTGAAGAGGAGCGAAGCCTGCTGCACGCTGATAGCAACGGTTACACGAACCTGCCAGATGTGGTCCAACCCAGCCACTCGCCCACCGAGAGCAGCAAAGGTCAAAGCCCCCCCTTGAAGGATGGAGGCAGTGAT TACCAGTCTCGTGGGCTGGTAAAGGCCCCTGGCAAGAGCTCGTTCACGATGTTTGTGGACCTGGGGATCTACCAGCCTGGAGGCAGTGGGGACACcatccccatcacag CCCTGGTGGGTGGAGAGGGCAGTCGGCTCGATCAGCTGCAGTATGACGTGAGGAAAGGCTCTGTGGTCAACGTGAACCCCACCAACACCCGGGCCCACAGCGAAACCCCCGAGATTCGGAAGTACAAGAAGCGGTTCAATTCCGAGATCCTCTGTGCGGCCCTTTGGG GGGTCAACCTGCTGGTGGGCACGGAGAATGGGCTGATGTTGCTGGACCGAAGTGGGCAGGGCAAGGTGTATGGACTCATCGGGCGGCGACGCTTCCAGCAAATGGATGTGCTGGAGGGACTCAACCTGCTCATCACCATCTcag ggaaaaggaacaaactgCGGGTATATTATTTGTCCTGGCTCCGGAACAAGATCCTGCACAATGACCCAGAAGTGGAGAAGAAGCAGGGCTGGACCACTGTGGGGGACATGGAGGGCTGCGGGCACTACCGTGTTG TGAAATATGAACGCATCAAATTCCTGGTCATTGCCCTGAAGAACTCTGTGGAGGTGTATGCTTGGGCCCCCAAACCTTACCACAAATTCATGGCTTTCAAG TCCTTTGCTGACCTCCCACACCGCCCTCTGCTGGTGGACCTGACGGTAGAGGAGGGACAGAGGCTCAAGGTCATCTATGGCTCCAGCGCCGGCTTCCATGCTGTGGATGTCGACTCGGGGAACAGCTATGACATCTACATCCCTGTGCAC ATCCAGAGCCAGATCACGCCCCACgccatcatcttcctccccaacacGGATGGCATGGAGATGCTGCTGTGCTACGAGGACGAGGGCGTCTATGTCAACACGTATGGGCGGATCATTAAGGACGTGGTGCTGCAGTGGGGCGAGATGCCCACCTCTGTGG CCTATATCTGCTCCAACCAGATCATGGGCTGGGGTGAGAAAGCCATTGAGATCCGCTCCGTGGAGACGGGCCACCTAGACGGGGTCTTCATGCACAAACGAGCCCAGAGGCTCAAGTTCCTGTGTGAGCGGAACGACAAG GTGTTTTTTGCCTCAGTCCGCTCCGGGGGCAGCAGCCAAGTTTACTTCATGACCCTGAACCGTAACTGCATCATGAACTGGTGA
- the MINK1 gene encoding misshapen-like kinase 1 isoform X12 produces the protein MGDPAPARSLDDIDLSALRDPAGIFELVEVVGNGTYGQVYKGRHVKTGQLAAIKVMDVTEDEEEEIKQEINMLKKYSHHRNIATYYGAFIKKSPPGNDDQLWLVMEFCGAGSVTDLVKNTKGNALKEDCIAYICREILRGLAHLHAHKVIHRDIKGQNVLLTENAEVKLVDFGVSAQLDRTVGRRNTFIGTPYWMAPEVIACDENPDATYDYRSDIWSLGITAIEMAEGAPPLCDMHPMRALFLIPRNPPPRLKSKKWSKKFIDFIDTCLIKTYLSRPPTEQLLKFPFIRDQPTERQVRIQLKDHIDRSRKKRGEKEETEYEYSGSEEEDDSHGEEGEPSSIMNVPGESTLRREFLRLQQENKSNSEALKQQQQLQQQQQRDPEAHIKHLLHQRQRRIEEQKEERRRVEEQQRREREQRKLQEKEQQRRLEDMQALRREEERRQAEREQEYIRHRLEEEQRQLEILQQQLLQEQALLLEYKRKQLEEQRQSERLQRQLQQEHAYLKSLQQQQQVLPGDRKPLYHYGRGINPADKPAWAREVEERTRMNKQQNSPLAKTKPGSTGPEPPVPQASPGPPGPLSQTPPMQRPVEPQEGPHKSLQDQPTRNLAAFPASHDPDPAVPAPTATPSARGAVIRQNSDPTSEGPGPSPNPPAWVRPDNEAPPKVPQRTSSIATALNTSGAGGSRPAQAVRASNPDLRRSDPGWERSDSVLPASHGRLPQAGSLERNRVGASSKLDSSPVLSPGNKAKPDDHRSRPGRPASYKRAIGEDFVLLKERTLDEAPRPPKKAMDYSSSSEEVESSEDDEEESNGEPSEGSRDTPGGRSDGDTDSVSTMVVHDVEEIAGTQTPYGGGTMVVQRTPEEERSLLHADSNGYTNLPDVVQPSHSPTESSKGQSPPLKDGGSDYQSRGLVKAPGKSSFTMFVDLGIYQPGGSGDTIPITALVGGEGSRLDQLQYDVRKGSVVNVNPTNTRAHSETPEIRKYKKRFNSEILCAALWGVNLLVGTENGLMLLDRSGQGKVYGLIGRRRFQQMDVLEGLNLLITISGKRNKLRVYYLSWLRNKILHNDPEVEKKQGWTTVGDMEGCGHYRVVKYERIKFLVIALKNSVEVYAWAPKPYHKFMAFKSFADLPHRPLLVDLTVEEGQRLKVIYGSSAGFHAVDVDSGNSYDIYIPVHIQSQITPHAIIFLPNTDGMEMLLCYEDEGVYVNTYGRIIKDVVLQWGEMPTSVAYICSNQIMGWGEKAIEIRSVETGHLDGVFMHKRAQRLKFLCERNDKVFFASVRSGGSSQVYFMTLNRNCIMNW, from the exons gaccCTGCTGGAATCTTTGAGCTGGTGGAGGTGGTCGGCAATGGAACCTACGGACAGGTGTACAAG GGTCGGCATGTCAAGACCGGGCAGCTGGCTGCCATCAAGGTCATGGATGTCACGGAG gatgaggaggaagagatCAAACAGGAGATCAACATGTTGAAAAAATACTCTCACCACCGCAACATCGCCACCTACTACGGGGCCTTCATCAAGAAGAGCCCCCCGGGGAATGACGACCAGCTCTGG CTGGTGATGGAGTTCTGTGGTGCTGGTTCTGTGACAGACCTGGTGAAGAACACGAAAGGGAACGCCCTGAAGGAGGACTGTATCGCCTACATCTGCAGGGAGATTCTCCGG ggTCTGGCCCATCTCCACGCCCACAAGGTGATCCACCGAGACATCAAGGGGCAGAACGTGCTGCTGACAGAGAATGCCGAGGTCAAGCTAG TGGATTTCGGGGTGAGCGCGCAGCTGGACCGCACCGTGGGCAGGCGGAACACTTTCATCGGGACCCCCTACTGGATGGCCCCCGAGGTCATCGCTTGCGATGAGAACCCTGATGCCACCTACGATTACAGG AGTGACATTTGGTCTTTAGGAATCACAGCCATCGAGATGGCAGAGGGAGCCCCCC CTCTGTGTGACATGCACCCCATGCGAGCCCTCTTCCTCATCCCCCGGAACCCGCCACCCAGGCTCAAGTCCAAGAAATG GTCTAAGAAGTTCATCGACTTCATTGACACGTGTCTCATCAAGACTTACCTGAGCCGCCCACCGACGGAGCAGCTGCTCAAGTTCCCGTTCATCCGCGACCAGCCCACCGAGCGGCAGGTTCGCATCCAGCTCAAGGACCACATTGACCGATCCCGGAAGAAACGAGGCGAGAAAG AGGAGACAGAATATGAGTACAGTGGCAGCGAAGAGGAAGACGACAGCcatggagaggaaggagagccAAG CTCCATCATGAATGTGCCGGGGGAGTCGACCCTCCGCCGAGAGTTCCTCCGGCTCCAGCAGGAGAACAAGAGCAACTCGGAGGCattaaagcagcagcagcagctgcagcagcagcaacagcgaGACCCAGAGGCGCACATCAAGCACCTGCTGCACCAGCGGCAGCGGCGCATCGAGGAGCAGAAGGAAGAGCGGCGGCGGGTTGAGGAG CAGCAGCGGCGGGAGCGGGAGCAGCGGAAGCTGCAGGAGAAGGAGCAGCAGCGGCGGCTGGAGGACATGCAGGCCCTGCGGCGGGAGGAGGAGCGGCGGCAGGCGGAGCGGGAGCAG gagTATATCCGTCACAGGCTAGAGGAGGAGCAGCGACAGCTCGAGATCCTTCAGCAACAGCTGCTCCAGGAACAGGCCCTACTACTG GAATACAAGCGGAAGCAGCTGGAGGAGCAGCGGCAGTCGGAGCGCCTGCAGAGGCAGCTGCAGCAGGAGCACGCCTACCTCAAgtccctgcagcagcagcagcaagtcCTGCCCGGGGACAGGAAGCCCCTGTACCATTACGGTCGGGGCATTAACCCTGCCGACAAACCGGCCTGGGCCCGAGAG GTAGAAGAGAGAACGAGGATGAACAAGCAGCAGAACTCTCCCTTGGCCAAGACCAAGCCAGGCAGCACAGGGCCTGAGCCCCCTgtcccccaggcctcccctggGCCCCCAGGACCCCTTTCCCAAACTCCTCCTATGCAGAGGCCGGTGGAGCCCCAGGAGGGACCACACAAG TCCCTGCAGGACCAGCCCACCCGAAACCTGGCTGCCTTCCCAGCCTCACACGACCCCGACCCCGCCGTGCCCGCACCCACTGCCACGCCTAGTGCCCGAGGAGCCGTCATCCGCCAGAACTCAGACCCCACTTCCGAAGGGCCTGGCCCCAGCCCGAACCCCCCAGCCTGGGTCCGGCCTGATAATGAGGCCCCTCCCAAG GTGCCTCAGAGGACCTCATCTATCGCCACTGCTCTTAACACCAGTGGGGCTGGAGGGTCCCGGCCAGCCCAGGCTGTCCGTGCCAG TAACCCTGACCTCAGGAGGAGTGACCCTGGCTGGGAGCGCTCGGACAGCGTCCTCCCCGCCTCTCACGGGCGCCTCCCCCAGGCTGGCTCACTGGAGCGGAACCGGGTGGGAG CCTCCTCCAAACTGGACAGCTCCCCCGTGCTCTCCCCTGGGAACAAAGCCAAGCCCGATGACCACCGCTCGCGGCCAGGCCGGCCCGCA AGCTATAAGCGAGCCATTGGTGAG GATTTTGTATTGCTGAAAGAGCGGACCCTGGACGAGGCCCCCCGGCCTCCCAAGAAGGCCATGGACTACTCGTCATCTAGCGAGGAGGTGGAGAGCAGCGAGGACGACGAGGAGGAGAGCAACGGCGAACCGTCAGAGGGGAGCAGAGATACCCCTGGTGGCCG CAGCGATGGAGACACAGACAGCGTCAGCACCATGGTGGTCCATGACGTGGAGGAGATAGCCGGGACCCAGACCCCTTACGGGGGTGGCACCATGGTGGTCCAGCGC ACCCCTGAAGAGGAGCGAAGCCTGCTGCACGCTGATAGCAACGGTTACACGAACCTGCCAGATGTGGTCCAACCCAGCCACTCGCCCACCGAGAGCAGCAAAGGTCAAAGCCCCCCCTTGAAGGATGGAGGCAGTGAT TACCAGTCTCGTGGGCTGGTAAAGGCCCCTGGCAAGAGCTCGTTCACGATGTTTGTGGACCTGGGGATCTACCAGCCTGGAGGCAGTGGGGACACcatccccatcacag CCCTGGTGGGTGGAGAGGGCAGTCGGCTCGATCAGCTGCAGTATGACGTGAGGAAAGGCTCTGTGGTCAACGTGAACCCCACCAACACCCGGGCCCACAGCGAAACCCCCGAGATTCGGAAGTACAAGAAGCGGTTCAATTCCGAGATCCTCTGTGCGGCCCTTTGGG GGGTCAACCTGCTGGTGGGCACGGAGAATGGGCTGATGTTGCTGGACCGAAGTGGGCAGGGCAAGGTGTATGGACTCATCGGGCGGCGACGCTTCCAGCAAATGGATGTGCTGGAGGGACTCAACCTGCTCATCACCATCTcag ggaaaaggaacaaactgCGGGTATATTATTTGTCCTGGCTCCGGAACAAGATCCTGCACAATGACCCAGAAGTGGAGAAGAAGCAGGGCTGGACCACTGTGGGGGACATGGAGGGCTGCGGGCACTACCGTGTTG TGAAATATGAACGCATCAAATTCCTGGTCATTGCCCTGAAGAACTCTGTGGAGGTGTATGCTTGGGCCCCCAAACCTTACCACAAATTCATGGCTTTCAAG TCCTTTGCTGACCTCCCACACCGCCCTCTGCTGGTGGACCTGACGGTAGAGGAGGGACAGAGGCTCAAGGTCATCTATGGCTCCAGCGCCGGCTTCCATGCTGTGGATGTCGACTCGGGGAACAGCTATGACATCTACATCCCTGTGCAC ATCCAGAGCCAGATCACGCCCCACgccatcatcttcctccccaacacGGATGGCATGGAGATGCTGCTGTGCTACGAGGACGAGGGCGTCTATGTCAACACGTATGGGCGGATCATTAAGGACGTGGTGCTGCAGTGGGGCGAGATGCCCACCTCTGTGG CCTATATCTGCTCCAACCAGATCATGGGCTGGGGTGAGAAAGCCATTGAGATCCGCTCCGTGGAGACGGGCCACCTAGACGGGGTCTTCATGCACAAACGAGCCCAGAGGCTCAAGTTCCTGTGTGAGCGGAACGACAAG GTGTTTTTTGCCTCAGTCCGCTCCGGGGGCAGCAGCCAAGTTTACTTCATGACCCTGAACCGTAACTGCATCATGAACTGGTGA